A single window of Nicotiana sylvestris chromosome 5, ASM39365v2, whole genome shotgun sequence DNA harbors:
- the LOC104220162 gene encoding vesicle-associated membrane protein 727 has protein sequence MNPKGLIYSFVARGTVVLAEHTPYSGNFSTIAVQCLQKLPSNSSKYTYSCDGHTFNFLIDSGFVFLVVADESTGRSVPFVFLERVKDDFKKRYGSSIKNDGDPHPLADDEEEDDDLFGDRFSIAYNLDREFGPKLKEHMEYCMNHPDEMSKLSKLKAQITEVKGIMMDNIEKVLDRGEKIELLVDKTENLQFQADSFQRQGRQLRRKMWFQNLQMKLMVGGAILVFIIIVWLFACGGFKC, from the exons ATGAATCCAAAAGGTTTGATTTATAGCTTTGTTGCGAGAGGAACTGTTGTTCTAGCTGAGCATACACCTTATTCAGGGAACTTCAGTACCATTGCTGTCCAGTGCTTGCAGAAGCTTCCTTCAAATAGTAGCAAGTATACATACTCATGCGATGGTCACACCTTCAACTTCCTCATTGATAGTGGATTTG TCTTCCTAGTTGTTGCTGATGAATCAACTGGAAGAAGTGTACCTTTTGTCTTTCTTGAAAGGGTTAAGGATGATTTCAAGAAACGTTATGGTTCAAGTATTAAAAATGATGGTGATCCGCACCCTCTtgctgatgatgaagaagaagatgatgatctATTCGGGGATCGTTTTAGCATCGCGTACAATCTTGATAGAGAATTCGG GCCAAAACTTAAAGAGCACATGGAGTACTGTATGAACCATCCTGATGAAATGAGCAAGCTCTCTAAGTTGAAGGCTCAAATCACAGAGGTCAAAGGAATAATGATGGACAATATTGAGAAG GTTTTGGATCGGGGTGAGAAGATTGAACTGCTAGTGGATAAAACTGAGAACCTTCAGTTCCAG GCTGACAGCTTTCAGAGGCAAGGTAGGCAGCTTCGTCGCAAGATGTGGTTTCAGAACCTTCAAATGAAGCTCATGGTTGGAGGTGCTATTTTAGTTTTCATTATCATTGTTTGGCTTTTTGCTTGTGGAGGTTTTAAATGCTAA